A window of the Tunturibacter empetritectus genome harbors these coding sequences:
- a CDS encoding VWA domain-containing protein, giving the protein MTAPSSFRPFLLAVALLISALYVTGLAAQQKNSPSGQSPAPTAGTIAVDARLVNLPVVVRDKKGAFIQNLTKDDFTLQVDGKPQTIRYFDKDTNLPLTLGLLVDISQSQRSVLDEERTASSTFLDQMLTNPKDQAFIIQFARQTELLQDLTTSRPLLQKALKEIDTPSPGAVDDDSDSRSHSRGGTVLYDALFLASDELMSKQTGRKALIILSDGVDRNSRENLVRSIEAAQRADTIIYAIYFKGEESHPQNNNQQRGRGGYPGGGYPGGGYPGGRGGYPGGGNGGGNGGNYPSQSHVDGKKILERMAQETGGRLFEVKKNQDVAQIYNQIAEELRAQYRLGYTPTQDAASSGYHQVSVDVHQKGLVVQTRGGYYAGK; this is encoded by the coding sequence ATGACCGCCCCCTCCTCCTTTCGGCCTTTTCTGCTGGCCGTTGCTCTGCTTATCTCTGCCCTGTACGTTACCGGCCTTGCCGCGCAGCAAAAAAACTCTCCGTCCGGTCAGTCTCCTGCACCCACTGCGGGAACCATCGCTGTTGACGCCCGTCTAGTCAATCTCCCCGTCGTCGTCCGCGACAAAAAGGGAGCATTCATCCAGAACCTCACTAAGGACGATTTCACCCTGCAGGTCGACGGTAAGCCTCAGACCATCCGCTACTTCGACAAAGACACCAACCTCCCGCTCACCCTTGGTCTTCTCGTCGACATCAGCCAATCTCAGCGCAGCGTCCTGGACGAAGAACGCACCGCCAGCAGCACCTTCCTCGACCAGATGCTGACCAACCCGAAGGATCAGGCCTTCATCATCCAGTTTGCCCGTCAAACCGAGCTGTTGCAGGATCTCACCACCTCGCGCCCGCTTCTTCAAAAAGCTCTCAAAGAGATCGACACTCCAAGTCCCGGCGCCGTCGACGACGATAGCGACAGCCGGAGCCACAGCCGGGGAGGGACAGTCCTCTACGACGCTCTCTTTCTCGCCTCCGACGAGCTGATGAGCAAGCAGACCGGCCGCAAAGCTCTGATCATCCTCTCCGATGGCGTCGACCGGAACAGCCGGGAGAATCTCGTCCGATCCATCGAAGCCGCGCAGCGGGCCGATACCATCATCTACGCCATCTACTTCAAGGGCGAAGAGAGCCATCCACAGAACAATAACCAGCAGCGCGGCCGCGGGGGCTACCCTGGTGGTGGCTACCCAGGGGGCGGCTATCCTGGCGGTCGTGGCGGCTATCCAGGGGGAGGCAATGGCGGAGGTAATGGGGGGAACTATCCCAGCCAGAGCCATGTAGACGGAAAGAAGATCCTTGAACGTATGGCACAGGAGACCGGCGGCCGCCTCTTCGAGGTCAAGAAAAATCAAGACGTCGCCCAGATCTATAACCAGATAGCGGAAGAGCTTCGGGCGCAGTACCGCCTCGGTTACACCCCCACCCAGGACGCAGCTTCCAGCGGCTACCATCAGGTTTCTGTAGACGTTCACCAGAAAGGCCTCGTCGTCCAGACCCGTGGCGGCTACTACGCCGGCAAGTAG